In one window of Macrobrachium rosenbergii isolate ZJJX-2024 chromosome 27, ASM4041242v1, whole genome shotgun sequence DNA:
- the LOC136853576 gene encoding uncharacterized protein isoform X2, with product MASRFKKVSRIGRGTFGEAWLVASTCSGRRYVIKEVRVDEMSEEELEKTRTEATILARCKHSSIIRYKEYFMLQDPATMCLVMEYADGGDLAEKVKAAKRKGETLTESTILHWFIQVIFAVQYLHANNILHRDLKTQNIFLTKTNLVKVGDFGIARFLRDKQDLATTAIGTPYYLSPEICQRRPYNHKSDMWAVGCILYELCALRHPFDAENFEDLVVKILRGAYRPLPGSFSSLIKDLISVMLRTNPERRPTADALLMLPALKPYVENYLQQYEELLSNKMKVPSTSDGKIHDTRSPSSKDVCSDVELDEKIKVLELDKPKALKKLNGVRENVKLPEKEEDRSDNHYQEVESSLSRKTPLGNQPCILPEDYFYPPKDLQSVSSQEDASLSMPKTPAVCEIPSYKHKRRNSPVHPPAPPNTPVDEKLLSTPPNIPLMTIFALCSDSQFSASLYASPVYRMSRNDENVWRGADEAPTPYNTAEASPFDSSPNKERELKSPCDNSNKAVAGLCELDRMIVAKNSVVRSPQGRVLGETFIIDKNISDSADDDVFITESGQ from the exons CGAACTGAAGCAACAATTTTGGCTCGGTGTAAACACAGCAGTATTATTCGGTATAAAGAGTACTTCATGTTACAGGACCCTGCTACGATGTGCTTAGTGATGGAGTACGCTGATGGTG GAGATTTAGCAGAGAAAGTGAAAGCAGCGAAACGAAAGGGCGAGACCCTAACTGAAAGCACCATATTGCACTGGTTTATTCAAGTAATCTTCGCTGTCCAGTATCTTCACGCTAATAACATTTTACATAGAG ATTTAAAGACGCAGAATATATTTCTGACGAAGACGAATCTTGTAAAGGTTGGAGATTTTGGGATTGCCCGGTTTTTGAGGGACAAGCAGGATTTAGCCACAACTGCAATTGGCACACCTTATTATCTTTCACCTGAAATTTGTCAAAG ACGACCATACAATCACAAGTCAGACATGTGGGCTGTTGGTTGCATTTTATATGAGCTTTGTGCCTTGAGACATCCATTTGATGcagagaattttgaagatcttgTTGTCAAGATATTACGAGGAGCATATAGACCACTTCCTGG ATCATTTTCCAGTCTCATAAAGGACTTGATCAGTGTGATGCTTCGGACTAATCCTGAAAGACGACCTACGGCAGATGCACTGTTGATGTTGCCTGCTCTGAAACCATATGTAGAAAATTATCTGCAACAG tatgaAGAACTTCTCAGTAATAAGATGAAAGTTCCCAGCACTTCTGATGGTAAAATCCATGATACAAG GTCTCCAAGTAGTAAAGATGTTTGCTCTGATGTCGAGTTGGATGAAAAAATTAAG gttctGGAATTGGATAAACCAAAGGCTCTTAAGAAGTTGAATGGTGTCCGGGAAAATGTGAAGTTACCCGAAAAGGAGGAGGATCGTAGTGACAATCATTATCAGGAGGTGGAAAGTTCTTTGTCAAGAAAAACCCCACTTGGAAACCAACCTTGTATTCTTCCGGAGGATTATTTTTACCCTCCCAAAGACTTGCAGTCTGTCTCTTCTCAAGAAGACGCAAGCTTGTCCATGCCAAAGACTCCTGCAGTGTGTGAAATTCCCTCCTACAAACATAAGAGGAGGAACAGTCCAGTACACCCTCCAGCTCCTCCTAATACCCCTGTAGATGAAAAATTGCTTAGTACCCCTCCAAATATTCCCTTGATGACCATTTTTGCTCTTTGTTCTGATTCCCAATTTAGTGCTTCCTTGTATGCATCACCTGTTTACAGAATGTCTCGTAATGATGAAAATGTTTGGAGAGGAGCAGATGAAGCCCCAACACCTTACAACACAGCTGAAGCATCTCCTTTTGACAGCTCCCCCAACAAGGAAAGGGAGTTGAAATCCCCATGTGATAATTCAAACAAGGCTGTTGCGGGGTTATGCGAATTGGATCGTATGATTGTGGCAAAGAACTCCGTTGTGCGAAGTCCTCAAGGGAGAGTTTTAGGCGAAACTTTCATCATAGATAAGAATATCTCGGATTCTGCGGATGATGATGTATTTATAACTGAGAGTGGTCAATAA